In Struthio camelus isolate bStrCam1 chromosome 4, bStrCam1.hap1, whole genome shotgun sequence, a genomic segment contains:
- the CHRNA9 gene encoding LOW QUALITY PROTEIN: neuronal acetylcholine receptor subunit alpha-9 (The sequence of the model RefSeq protein was modified relative to this genomic sequence to represent the inferred CDS: substituted 1 base at 1 genomic stop codon) — MSLCPLDEQNFTYGPEMRRNGLFSSCMCLWLLFVAVMLQAVESAKGKYAHMLFNELFEDYSNALRPVEDTDRVLNVTLQITLSQIKDMDERNQILTACLWIRQSWHDAYLKWDKDKYDGLDSIRIPSSLVWRPDIVLYNKADDDFSEPVNTNVVLRYDGKITWDAPAITKSSCVVDVSYFPLDNQQCNVTFGSWTYNGNQVDIINSLDSGDLSDFIEDVEWEIHGMPAIKNIVTYGCCSEPYPDVTFTLILKRKSSFYIFNLLLPCVLISFQAPLGFYLPVDSGEKVSLGVTVVLALTVFQLMVAEIMPPSENVPLIGKYYIATMTMITASSALTIVIMNVHHCGSEAKPVPQWARVVILDYMSKIFFVYDVGENCTSPQRKKEQERKLERDGRCQRRHKAGRSHLSSRNDDLKEKLNGNSNKSCGIHGENVEDAVDCCSCYKILIKNIEYIANCVXDHKANRAKGIEWKKVAKVMDRFFMWIFFIMVFFMSMLITGKAA, encoded by the exons ATGTCTCTGTGCCCCTTGGATGAACAGAATTTTACTTATGGTCCAGAAATGAGGAGAAATGGCCTGTTTTCCTCCTGCATGTGTCTCTGGTTGCTGTTCGTAGCAGTGATGCTTCAAG CTGTAGAATCAGCCAAAGGAAAATACGCTCACATGCTGTTTAATGAACTGTTTGAAGACTATTCAAACGCTCTAAGACCAGTAGAAGATACAGATAGAGTATTGAATGTCACCCTTCAGATTACATTGTCCCAAATTAAAGACATG GATGAAAGAAACCAAATTTTGACGGCTTGCTTGTGGATTAGACAAAGCTGGCATGATGCATACCTCAAATGGGACAAAGATAAATATGATGGGTTGGATTCTATCAGGATTCCAAGCAGCTTGGTCTGGAGACCAGATATTGTCTTATATAACAA gGCTGATGATGACTTTTCAGAACCAGTGAATACTAATGTTGTGTTGAGATATGATGGAAAAATCACTTGGGATGCACCAGCTATCACAAAGAGCTCATGTGTAGTGGACGTATCTTATTTTCCGTTAGACAACCAGCAGTGCAACGTTACATTTGGGTCCTGGACCTATAATGGTAATCAGGTAGATATCATCAATTCTCTTGATAGTGGTGACCTCTCTGACTTCATAGAAGATGTGGAGTGGGAGATTCATGGCATGCCGGCGATTAAGAACATAGTAACTTATGGCTGCTGCTCTGAGCCTTATCCAGATGTGACGTTCACACTGATTTTGAAGAGGAAGTCGTCTTTCTATATATTTAATCTGCTGCTCCCTTGCGTTTTGATCTCTTTCCAGGCCCCACTGGGATTCTATCTCCCTGTGGACTCTGGGGAGAAAGTGTCTCTGGGTGTTACGGTGGTTCTTGCTCTGACTGTGTTCCAGCTGATGGTTGCAGAGATCATGCCTCCCTCTGAAAATGTGCCTTTGATAG GAAAGTATTACATAGCAACTATGACTATGATCACCGCTTCCTCTGCACTGACAATCGTTATAATGAACGTCCACCACTGTGGCTCAGAAGCAAAGCCTGTCCCGCAATGGGCCAGGGTGGTCATTTTGGACTATATgtcaaaaatcttttttgtttatgATGTAGGTGAAAATTGCACAAGTccacaaagaaagaaggaacaaGAACGTAAGTTAGAAAGGGATGGCAGGTGTCAGAGGAGGCACAAAGCAGGAAGGAGTCACCTTTCCAGTAGAAATGATGACCTCAAGGAGAAGCTGAATGGAAATTCAAATAAAAGCTGCGGAATTCATGGTGAAAATGTTGAGGACGCTGTTGATTGCTGTTCCTGTTACAAAATACTGATAAAAAATATTGAGTATATTGCTAATTGTGTTTGAGACCATAAAGCAAACCGGGCCAAAGGAATTGAGTGGAAAAAGGTAGCAAAAGTGATGGACAGGTTCTTCATGTGGATTTTCTTTATCATGGTGTTTTTTATGAGCATGCTGATCACTGGGAAAGCAGCTTAA